The stretch of DNA CCGGCGACCGACCATGGGCCGGGCCATCGAGCGCGACCACGGTATAGCCGGCCTCGACCAGTGCAGTGATCAGTGCCGCAAACTGGGTGGGCCGGCCTTCCCAACCGTGCATCAACAGCACCGCAGGCCCCTGCCCCCAGCGCAGCGCCGACAGGCCGAAGCGCAAGGTGATTCGCTCGGAGCTCGCCAACAGCGGCAGCTCCCAATCGCGCAGCGGCAGCGAGCGCGGCGTCATGAACGCCAGACGCATTTTGCTCGCCACCAGTTTCGGTGCAAACCAGCCCAAGGTGCCATTAACGCCGCGAACCCACTTCAACGTGCTCATCGCTCTCTCCTCAGGCTGCAGCCTTCAGGTCAACGCACCGCCGACTTGGCAGCACGCAGCAATCGATCGGATAAATCGCCCGGGCCCAGCGCTCTTGCCAGCGCCAGACCACCCACCATCAAGGCCACATCGGCCAACGCTTTATCGGTGTCCTCGGGGCTGGACGCCAACTGCGCAATCATCAGTTCCAGGTGTTCGTTCAGCGCGATGCGGAACGACTCCGGCAAGCGCCCCAGCTCGCCGATGGAAGCCGGAATCGGGCACGCCGCGTCGCTGGAATCACGGTGCTTGCGCGACAGATAGAACGCAGCGACCAAGGCGCGACGCTCTTCGCCGGTGAGCTCGGAGTCCATGTCGGCAATCAGATCGCGTCGACGGC from Pseudomonas sp. P8_229 encodes:
- a CDS encoding TetR/AcrR family transcriptional regulator, which codes for MNDKKAQTRERILKAASAALIQRGPADPSVGEVMGAAGLTVGGFYAHFESKDAMMLEAFKQLLGRRRDLIADMDSELTGEERRALVAAFYLSRKHRDSSDAACPIPASIGELGRLPESFRIALNEHLELMIAQLASSPEDTDKALADVALMVGGLALARALGPGDLSDRLLRAAKSAVR